In a genomic window of Novosphingobium sp. KA1:
- a CDS encoding FecR domain-containing protein has protein sequence MTSPRTRPRHALWLLAGASLLSSSPVCARSPAEHVEYKVLKGDTLYDLAIRYLANPGGYAVVQKLNRIANPRRIPTGRTLKIPRALLRREPIEATVLSYSGKVLVGARTAMVGMKVKEGDLLETADRSFVTLRLPDASTVSLPSRALVMVELLRRTLLADSVERRFTIARGQATGSVTPMTDPHSTFQFQTPRAMTSVRGTRFRVNYDPQDSSSRVEVVEGKVAFRESGQVEQLVAAGFGTKDSLPDPVPLLPPPALTAADKVQDEEALRFALQPVAGAAAYHIQIARDAGFLEAIDETRSDGPEAQFSGIGNGTYFVRSSAIDANGLEGLPSTYSFERRLNRLRTSIEEGRAGKYRQYLFRWDAPDLGPDLAGTQFRFQLSRNPDGSGAVADQTGLKGSSFVITDLPGGTYYWRVMSMTTGPERIYTKWSSTNELRVGAGK, from the coding sequence ATGACGTCCCCCCGCACACGCCCCCGGCACGCCCTCTGGCTCTTGGCCGGTGCCTCCTTGCTGTCGTCCAGCCCGGTCTGCGCCCGCAGCCCGGCGGAACATGTCGAATACAAGGTACTGAAGGGCGACACCCTTTACGATCTCGCCATCCGCTACCTGGCAAACCCCGGTGGCTATGCCGTGGTGCAGAAGCTGAACCGCATCGCCAATCCGCGCCGTATCCCGACCGGCCGCACCCTGAAGATCCCGCGCGCATTGCTGCGCCGGGAACCCATCGAGGCAACGGTGCTGAGCTATTCCGGCAAAGTCCTGGTTGGGGCCCGCACCGCGATGGTCGGGATGAAAGTGAAGGAAGGCGACCTGCTGGAGACGGCAGACCGCTCCTTCGTCACGCTCCGCCTGCCCGATGCCAGTACGGTATCGCTGCCCTCCAGGGCGCTGGTCATGGTCGAGCTGCTGCGTCGCACCCTGCTTGCGGATTCGGTGGAGCGGCGCTTCACGATCGCGCGCGGACAGGCAACGGGTTCGGTGACGCCGATGACGGACCCCCACAGCACCTTCCAGTTCCAGACGCCGCGGGCCATGACCTCGGTGCGCGGCACCCGGTTCCGCGTCAATTACGATCCGCAAGACAGCAGTTCCCGTGTCGAGGTCGTTGAAGGGAAAGTGGCGTTTCGCGAAAGCGGCCAGGTGGAGCAACTGGTCGCTGCCGGCTTCGGCACCAAGGATAGCCTGCCCGATCCGGTCCCGCTTCTTCCCCCGCCTGCCCTGACCGCCGCTGACAAGGTTCAGGACGAAGAGGCACTGCGTTTCGCGTTGCAGCCGGTTGCCGGCGCCGCGGCCTACCACATCCAGATCGCGCGGGACGCGGGCTTCCTGGAGGCGATCGACGAAACCCGCTCGGACGGGCCGGAAGCGCAGTTCAGCGGCATCGGCAACGGAACCTACTTCGTGCGTTCCTCGGCCATCGACGCCAACGGTCTGGAAGGGCTGCCCTCCACCTACAGCTTCGAAAGACGCCTCAACCGCCTGCGCACCAGCATCGAGGAAGGACGCGCCGGCAAGTACCGCCAATACCTGTTCCGCTGGGATGCCCCCGACCTCGGGCCCGACCTTGCGGGCACGCAGTTCCGCTTTCAGCTTTCCCGCAATCCGGACGGATCCGGCGCCGTCGCCGATCAAACCGGATTGAAAGGATCGAGCTTCGTCATCACCGACCTTCCCGGCGGAACCTATTACTGGCGCGTCATGAGCATGACGACGGGCCCGGAACGCATTTACACCAAGTGGTCGTCCACCAATGAACTGAGGGTCGGAGCGGGCAAGTGA